One genomic segment of Rhizobium gallicum bv. gallicum R602sp includes these proteins:
- a CDS encoding FecR family protein, with the protein MSYVRLATATVLSAVLSSSMPASAAEQVGQAVLIKTEVTGQTGPLTVNAAVHRDERIRTSRSGLGQFVFRDGTKLAVGWGSSVVIDKYIFDDSQSVKKLSIRAAKGTFRWISGSSKSSAYQILTPAGTIGVRGTAFDFYVGPDGTTAVVMLNGAAQFCGPGGCRQLTRRCDCVVATPNGDMTDVARVNQGVLRRLGTPRALPFLSGSQSLSGMMGGGCGLTAALQRPDNLQRQAPAVSPPEPKPEKPNKPEKPNKPDKPDKPDRPHKPDRPHKPDKPDKPDRPHKPDKPHDHDRPHKSHDHHRGDHDRDRDEGDHHHGKDRDRDRGERNHHR; encoded by the coding sequence ATGTCGTATGTGCGTCTTGCCACAGCCACGGTGCTCAGCGCGGTGCTTTCCAGCTCCATGCCGGCCTCCGCAGCCGAGCAGGTTGGCCAGGCCGTCCTCATCAAGACGGAAGTGACCGGTCAAACGGGACCGCTGACCGTAAATGCCGCAGTCCATCGCGACGAGCGCATTCGTACATCGAGATCCGGCCTCGGCCAGTTTGTTTTCCGTGACGGCACCAAGCTTGCGGTCGGCTGGGGTTCGTCAGTCGTCATCGACAAATACATCTTCGATGACTCTCAATCGGTCAAAAAGTTGAGCATCCGCGCAGCGAAGGGAACTTTCCGCTGGATCAGCGGCAGTTCGAAATCATCCGCCTACCAGATCCTGACACCTGCGGGCACGATTGGCGTGCGTGGCACCGCCTTCGATTTCTATGTCGGCCCGGATGGAACGACGGCCGTCGTCATGCTGAATGGCGCCGCCCAGTTTTGCGGCCCGGGCGGCTGCCGGCAACTGACACGCCGTTGCGACTGTGTCGTTGCGACACCCAACGGCGACATGACGGATGTCGCGCGCGTAAACCAGGGCGTCCTTCGAAGACTGGGAACGCCACGCGCCCTCCCATTCCTTTCCGGCAGTCAGTCGCTTTCCGGCATGATGGGCGGCGGCTGCGGATTGACGGCGGCACTGCAGCGGCCCGATAACCTTCAGCGCCAGGCGCCGGCCGTCTCGCCTCCGGAGCCGAAGCCGGAGAAACCGAATAAGCCGGAGAAACCGAATAAACCTGACAAGCCGGATAAGCCCGATAGACCACACAAACCCGACAGGCCGCACAAGCCGGACAAGCCCGACAAGCCCGACAGGCCGCATAAGCCGGACAAGCCGCATGACCACGACAGGCCGCATAAATCACATGATCACCACCGGGGCGATCACGACAGAGACCGCGACGAGGGCGACCATCACCATGGCAAGGACCGCGATCGGGATCGCGGCGAACGGAACCACCATCGCTGA